A window of the Sandaracinaceae bacterium genome harbors these coding sequences:
- a CDS encoding class I SAM-dependent methyltransferase, which yields MTADPVRGRVLLLDPPEDTAVAAVRAAAGSDLVAIHARTFDMRRTAFATLWTGSASEDTAGSFDLALMYLPKGKARQHWLLDQAQRALGPAGELRVVGGKREGIRSIREAVNARFTEPLGVSSGGHAQCVAARRPRAPEATQTHGVDVYARAVTVDVPGGPLRCVWYPGVYGAEKLDEGTALLLQAIAPAIDAGALDDAKRVLDVGCGSGVLGAALARAAGARGLLQRGLRVELVDVDALAVEAARATLADLGLPDGSAVTYGSDVYGATAGRYDWILSNPPFHDGVGTSYDVADRLIREAPARLERGGRLTLVANAFLPYRDALDQAFGAHRVLAETGRFRVYEATRS from the coding sequence TTGACGGCCGACCCCGTGCGGGGTCGCGTGTTGCTGCTGGACCCTCCAGAGGACACCGCCGTGGCCGCGGTGCGCGCGGCTGCCGGGTCCGACCTGGTAGCGATCCACGCCCGCACGTTCGACATGCGGCGCACCGCCTTCGCCACGCTCTGGACGGGCTCAGCGAGTGAAGACACGGCGGGGAGCTTCGACCTCGCGTTGATGTACCTCCCCAAGGGCAAGGCGCGTCAACACTGGCTGCTGGACCAGGCGCAACGGGCGCTGGGGCCCGCGGGAGAGCTGCGTGTGGTGGGCGGCAAGCGCGAGGGCATCCGCTCCATCCGCGAGGCCGTCAACGCGCGCTTCACCGAGCCCCTGGGTGTGAGCAGCGGCGGGCACGCCCAGTGCGTGGCAGCGCGTCGTCCACGGGCGCCGGAAGCAACGCAGACGCACGGGGTCGATGTCTACGCCCGCGCCGTCACCGTGGACGTCCCGGGCGGACCACTGCGCTGTGTGTGGTACCCGGGGGTCTATGGTGCGGAGAAGCTCGACGAGGGCACCGCGCTGCTGCTGCAGGCCATCGCCCCCGCCATCGACGCCGGCGCTCTCGACGACGCGAAGCGTGTGCTGGACGTGGGCTGTGGCAGCGGCGTGCTGGGGGCCGCCTTGGCGCGTGCTGCGGGTGCGCGGGGCCTGCTGCAACGAGGGCTGCGCGTGGAGCTGGTGGACGTGGACGCGCTCGCCGTCGAGGCCGCCCGCGCCACGCTCGCGGACCTCGGCCTGCCAGACGGGTCCGCTGTGACGTACGGCTCCGACGTGTACGGCGCGACCGCTGGGCGCTACGACTGGATCCTCAGCAACCCTCCGTTCCATGACGGCGTCGGGACGTCGTACGACGTCGCGGACCGACTGATCCGCGAAGCACCTGCACGTCTCGAGCGAGGCGGGCGGCTGACCCTGGTGGCCAACGCATTCCTGCCGTACCGCGATGCGCTCGACCAGGCCTTCGGCGCGCACCGCGTGCTGGCCGAGACGGGACGCTTCCGCGTGTACGAAGCCACACGCAGCTAG